The Methanosarcina barkeri str. Wiesmoor genomic interval CGGTTCTAAGAACAGGGTAAAAGCCAAACATAGGCTTGCTGTACTACATGACAAAATAACTAATCAGAGGAACGACTTCCAGAACAAACTCTCTTTTAAACTCATAAGCGAAAACCAAGCAATAGCTCTGGAAACTCTGAATGTTAAAGGAATGGTCAAGAATCATCATTTGGCACAGGCTATAAGTGATTCCGCATGGAGCAGTTTTGTAACAAAACTAGAGTATAAAACTGAATGGTACGGAAAAACCATCCTGAGAATTGGGCAATTTGAACCATCTTCTAAAGTATGTCATGTTTGTGGATATCATAATTCAAATTTGACATTAAAAGATAGAGAATGGACTTGCCCAGACTGTAAAACAAAACATGATAGAGATATAAATGCCCGCTATCAATATCAAKAWMWTTRCTCTYAYAGATCAAAATCTAATTGGATTATAACACCTGCGGAACGCGGGGAAGAGCTTGGGGACTTGCCCTCAATAGAGGGAGGAATGAACCAAGAAGCCACTCAGTCTTGAGCTGAGTGGTAGTTCACCTAAATGGTAGTTCACATATGGGTGCAGTAAAAGAGAATGATCATTCTATCTATATTATTTCTATTAGTTTTATGTATGATTATCTTTACGTGCTGGATCAATTCTTAAAATTAATTGAATTTTATGGGCTCGACACTAACTGAACAGATATTTTTAACTCATAATACTTTATATATTTTTTTAGCAAGTTTTATATACAAAGTAGGCATAGAATATACCTTACAGAATATATATATTATTAATGTAATTCCATTGGGATAGTCACAACACATATTAATTATTTGCTGAGTTTGCGGTTCTCATCGTCACTGTCACTTTGCCTGAGGACGGGCCTTCTTGTTAAAGAGAACTTGGGATAGGGTGACTGTGCACGCCTTAACGTATGTGTAACAGCAGTTAGAATGTTGATAATTACCGAACTAAAAAAGGGATGTAGATCTCATGGTAAGTAAGTGTTTTTTTTTGCCAGTAATCGTTGGAATATCGTTACTTGTTTCAGGCGTTCAAGCAGCACCTGTAACAAATGGACTGGTTGTTTATTATGATGGCAATTTATCAGGGAGTTTCCTGGTGGATCTCAGCGGAAACAATAATACCGGCTATGCCACGAATGTAACTTCAGGGACAAACCAGTTAACTGGTGCGAATTACATAAACCTTAATGGTTTCAATAGTAGTATAGATGTTTCTAATAATGCTCAGACTAACATTTCCAGTCCTATATCGATTGAGTTCATAGGATCAATTCATGAATTCAAGCCCTATGGGGCACTTGTGAGCAAGTACGACGATGACGAAATAACTGGCTGGTATTTGGATTGTTCGGCTCACCCTCCTTACCAGCAAGCTCGTTTTGTTATGTGTGCGTGGAATGCAACTTCAGGGACTAACAGTTTATATGGCGATAAATCGGTTGGTACTCTTGATGCCGGGCAGATATATCATATTGTAGTAACTTATGATAGCAACACTGCCAGCATTTATATCAACGGTGTAAATTCAGGTACTAGTACTTGGAATTTACCGATAGTAGGAAATTCTAAAAATATCACCATAGGCTCCGGTTCTGGAATTCCCAACGGTAACTGCAGTATGTACGTTTTTAGGCTCTACAACAGGGCACTGTCCCCGGATGAAGTTTGGCAAAATTACGTTAGGGATCGCCCGATATATATGATGACTCCGACTATTATCTGGAGTAACCCTGCTGATATTACCTATGGAACAGCATTAAGCAGTACTCAGTTAAACGCAGTTGCAACTGATCCTGTAACTGGAAATACGGTAACTGGTAACTTTACTTATGATCCAGCAGCAGGAACTATCCTTAGTGAAGGGACTCAGACATTAAATGTTGATTTCGCGTCTAATGATACTGCAAATTACACTAACGCAACAGCGAATGTTACAATCAATGTGAATCCAGTACCTCCAGTAGCGAACTTTAGTTATGCTATGGTTAACAATTCTCCCCTGACTATTCAATTTACTGATACGTCGATTAGCGGGGTAAATTATCAATGGAACTTTGGAGATGGAAGTTCAAATGTTACTCTAGCAAATCCGTTACATACTTTTGCCTCACCTGGTGCTTACTCTGTACAGGAAACAGTTTCGAATGCTTTGGGATCCAGCACGAAAACACAAAATGTTGATGTTCAATATCCAACCACAAATCTTGACGTAGGCGAACTGCAACTTTGGACATTCGATGCAAGTAAAGTAAGTGATGTTCCAAACAACATTTACACGACTACAAAAAACATTCCATATACCTCAAACGTGAGTCTCAAGCACAATTCAACATTAGGTTCTATTGACTCTAGCTGTTGGCATGGTGATAATGGGGAAACCTACATTACTGGTGCATATCCCACTGTTAATCAAAATTTGACATTTACAATGGGCATAGATTCTAATTCACAATGGTCATACGGGTACCTGCATACTTCAGTTGCCGACATTGGCGTCAGACATGCTTCAGATGGTAGTTACTGGATCTATTCTTACTGGACGAATGATACAGGCAGCCAGTTAAGTTCTAGTTATCAGATTCCCGCAACTTCAGTTGTCAACAATAAAGTTACAGTTAGCATTCACAGTTACGACTCAAACCGTACAAATGTTATTACGTCTGGGCCTGCATTGTACGTTATTACTCCTTATACAACTGAAAAAACGCGGAAACTACCCTATACAAACGTAATTCAGCCTTTGATCTACGAAACCTTTTATGCATCAGGTACAGACGGTTGGGTGAATGTGCACCTCTATAACATTACACAATCAATACCGAGAGACATTATCACCCCATATGCCCGAAATGACATAATGGCATTCGGGCTTGTCTGTCCGAATGTTACCAATAATCAGCTCGGTACAGATTTCTTAATTTCACATAATCAGAGCGCTACGGTTTTTGTTTCAGGGGGTGTGGATGAAAATGAGGTTGAGTATAATGAATATCTATTTAACCATGGATTTGAAGAAGGCATTCATTTTTATCCCGGGCTTGCGTCACAATCATTAGCAGATTCAGAAACAATAATTGATACTGAAATGGATCATGTTAATTCGCTTTTTGGAGCAATGCCTGCATCATGGTCGTCACATGCAAATGATGACAACATCACGCATGCTATCTATATATACCAGAGATACGGTGCTCTTTACAGAACCGGTTACCAGGGTATGGGATTTATTTCGAATTCGATCAACCTTCAAAATAACACATGGTATTGGTGGAATATTTCGTCAGCACGTGGAGCGATATCTCCATGTTTTACACATCAGACAGACATAGACCCAGCACCACTATTCGCGATAGATCCAGACTTCTTCAGTACATTTGTGACTAACCTGAATTCAAATGGTATCAACCTAGTTGGTTTCACAAACTGGTATTGTAGCTCGATGGCACAGACTGCTATCACTAACGTTCTACAATATGATGAGAATAATATAAAGTTTCAGTTAAACACAAGTGGTGGATATCCGGTCAATATGAATGTACAGACTATGAGTTCTCCTTTATACCTGTATTGTGATGCTGTGTCAATACCATTCAACCAAACGTCTGATGGCATCCAGTTTATGAGTGTTGGTAATGGAACATACACTTTGACAAACACATCGTTGGCAACACCGTCAATTACGTGGAGTAATCCGGGTGCCATAACATACGGAACTGCTCTTTCAAGTACTCAGTTAAATGCAACTGCCTCAGTACCAGGGACACTTGCGTATCATCCAGCAGCAGGAACTATCCTTAGTGCAGGGACGCATCCTTTGCAGGTAATATTCACGCCTACTGATTCCACTAACTACACCACGGCTACAAGTAGCGTTTCATTAGCCGTAAATAGAGCTACACCTTTGATAACTTGGAATACTCCTTCAGCAATAAGTTCTGGTACTTCTTTAAGTGAAACTCAGTTAAATGCAAATGCTTCGGTGCTTGGTAACTTTACTTATAATCCAGCTTCAGGGACAGTTCTTAGTGTAGGGACTCATACTTTACATGTTGATTTTATGCCTACCGATGTTGTAAATTACACTAACGCAACAGCGAATGTTACAATCAATGTTTCAGAAAAGCTAGTTTTACCTGTTGCAAACTTTACTGCTAGTGTTACTAGCGGTGCTGCTCCCCTCTCAGTTCAGTTTAATGACAGTTCGGAAAATGCAACAGCTTGGTCCTGGGACTTTGGAGATGGCCAGACATCTACGGTTCAGAATCCGAGTCATACTTATAGTATCCCTGGAACTTACACCGTTAGTTTGAATGTAAGTAATGCTGATGGTTATAATATCTCGACAAAATCAAATTTAATTACTGTAAACCCAAATACACCACCTGTAACAAATGGACTGGTTGTTTATTACGATGGTAGTTTATCAGGAAATTCCCTGGTGGATCTCAGCGGAAACAATAACATTGGCTATGCCACGAATGTAACTTCAGGGACAAACCAGTTAACTGGTGCAAATTACATAGACCTTAATGGTTTCAATAGTAGTATAGATGTTTCTAATAATGCTCAGACTAACATTTCCAGTCCTGTATCAATTGAGTTTATAGGGTCAATTAATGAATTCAAGGAATTAGGAACACTTGTGAGCAAGTACAATGACGAGAAAACTGGTTGGTATTTGAGTTGTTCGACTGCTGATCCTAACAATCATCTTCGTGTTGCTCTAGGTTTGCAGAGTGGCGCTCTGAATATGTATAACTCGGATGCGAGTCTTGTTGCTGGTCAGGTATATGATATTGTATTGACTTACGATAACAACACTGTCAGTGTTTATATCAATGGTGTAAATTCAGGTACTCGTACATGGAATTCACCAATAGCAGGGCTTACTAACAATATCAGCATAGGCTCCGGTACTAGAAATTTATCCTACGGTAACTGTAGTATGTATGCTTTTAGACTCTACAATAGGTCGCTGTCCTCGGCTGAAGTTTTACAAAATTATAATAGTGATCATTGGAGATATAGTGAATATACAACTAAGGTATCGCCTACAATAATCTGGGCCGGCTCTGTTGCTATAACTTATGGTACAGCTTTAAGCGAGGCTCAACTAAATGCAAATGCTTCTGTTCCTGGCACTTTTGTATATAGCCCTGCTTCTGGAACGATTCCAGGAGCTGGTACTCATACCCTACAGACCACTTTCACGCCTACCGATACTACAAATTATACCATGGCCTCAAGCAGTGTTTCATTAACCGTAAATAAAGCTATACCTTTGGTAACTTGGAGTAACCCTGCTGATATAACAAGTGGAACAGCATTAGGCAGCACTCAGTTAGATGCTTTTGCTTCAGTACCAGGGTCTTTTGCCTATAATCCTGTATCTGGAACGGTTCTTAGAACAGGGACTCATGCTTTAAAGGTTAGGTTTACTCCTGCTGACACTACAAACTATACCACAGTCTCAAATAGTGTTTCATTAACTGTGAATAAAGCTATACCTTTGATAACTTGGAGTAACCCTGCTGACATAACAAGTGGAACAGCATTAAGCAGCACTCAGCTAAATGCAAATGCTTCAGTCCCTGGTACTTTTGTCTATACACCAGCAACAGGAACTGTACTCAATGCAGGAACTCATACATTACATGTTGATTTTACACCTGCTGATACTGCAAGTTATAAGTCTGCCTCAAAGGATGTTACAATCAATGTAGTTAGCCAGAAAATGATTCCTATAATTACCTGGAATACTCCTGCTGACATAACCTATGGTACAGCGCTGGATAGCGCTCAATTAAACGCATTGGCTTCAGTACCAGGCTCTTTTGCCTATACTCCAGCTTTGGGGACAGTCCTCAGTGCGGGGATGCATAATTTATCTCTTGATTTCACTCCTGCCGACTTGAAAAACCATACCATGGCTTCAGGCAGTGTTTCGTTAATAGTGAATAAGGCTGCACCTTTGATAACCTGGAATAACCCTGCTGATATGTCCTCTGGCACTTCCCTAAGTGAAACTCAGCTAAACGCAGCTGCATCTGTCCCGGGCTCTTTTGCATACACTCCAGCCGCTGGAACGATACTTAGTGCAGGGACTCATACATTACAAGTTACGTTTACTCCGACTGATACGGCTAATTATATTCCAGCTTCCAGTAGTGTCTTAATAAATATTGTAAATGATGCTCATGCTAAGAGTTCTTCCAGTAATAAAAAATATAATTTGGTAAAACAAAAAATACTGGCACCTAATTCTACACAATCTTCGAATTTAACTGAAGGTATTGAAAAGGAAATAAAGTCCGAATTAGGAAATGAAGCGATTGATCAACACAATAAGTCGAGTAAAGGACTACAAACCGAACAGAAAGAAACCCAGAACACACCTGGCTTTGGAATAGCTTGCGGGGTGGCTTGTCTGTTTGGAGTGCTCCTGTATAAAAGAGAGTAAGATCTTTCAGCACACTGTTTGGAGGAGAGTAGAGAGAATACTGGTAACTACAATATCTTATTAGACTTTAGGATGAATGTTAGTAGAAAAAGACTTTTCAGTAAGAACAATAACTTAGGTGTTAAAAACAGTGACAACGAACTTTAAAGAAATGTTTTTAGAATTTGTTTTGTTACAGTATCAATGATCCATTATTATTTTGGTAATAGTAGATCATTTTATCATACTCAGTTCTGAGTAACTTATTTTCTCTGAAGACTTTGTTTTTATGTCTGCGATTTTATTTCTCAAAATCTCTAAAATTGATGAAACCAAAAAAAGAAATAGGCCAAACAGTATGTATGCGGGTTTTAATGGAAGAAGGGCAAAGAAGCCGGTGATCATTAACAAAATTCCTAATATATAAAAAATTCCAATTGGGTTTAATTTTACGACATACTTATTCCATGATCTCCATAGCAAAGCATTTATTAAATAAAGGCTAGTTTTTGCAATAAATGTTGGGTAACGAATTTTAGATTTTTCGTCAGCATACCTTGCAGGGATTGCCACGTTTTTAACACTGATATCATGGACATTTAGTTTTACAAGCATATCATTTTCAAATGCATAGCCTCTATATGTTTTATCTAAATCCAATTTTTTTAAAACTAAACTTGAAATTGCAGTGTAACCATTTTGAGGGTCACTCAAATTCCAGTAACCTGAAGCTACTTTGTTAAGAAAAGTTAAGATATAATTGCCCAGAGCGCGCCATGCACTCATCCCTTTACGTAACTTGGAGTTCCATAGTCTATTTCCCTTTGTGTATCCAGCTTTTCCATCTACAATAGGATCCAGCAAGTTAGAAAGATAATCTGGATCCATTTGATTATCTCCAGCCATAACGGCAATAATATCAATGTTATCTTCAAGTGCTTTTTTATAACCTGAAGTTATTGCCGCTCCGACTCCACCATTTTTCTGCTGGATTAAAACAACTCGAGGGTCAGCAAAATTTTTTATTTTTTCGGCCGTATTGTCCTGAGAACCGTCATCAATTGCATAAATTTTATCTACATAAAGAGGAATGGAGCTGAGAGTTTTTTCAATCAATTTACTTTCATTATACGCGGGGACCGCTATTCCTATTGATCTATTGCGGTACATAATAATCTTCTCCACTTGTAAAGGTTAAGATACAAAAATGCCAAAAGAGTATTATTTTTTATGCATATATCTAGCAATTATGTCGGAAAATCAAGATATACATATTCAAAATTATGCATAATATTCGGTCATCCACTATTATATATTTACTAAATTATTTTGGTTACACCTCTTTATTTTTTAGATTAATGTGTCCACATTTTTGACTAAGATTGCCCATATATCAAAATATTTTCAACACAAATAAGGAAAATAGAAGAAATTTTCCTTATATTTTGTAATTATTGGAAAAATTTATACACTTATACTGTTTATGAGTCGATCCCTAGACTTAAAATTACTTCTCTGAATTGCGAATATGGAATAATTAATTGAGCTTTTGCTCATGAAATCTTTCTAAAAATTTAATTATTTGAAAAATTTAAAAATAAAATTGGTTTTGGGATGAACTCTATATAAAACGAGATGTACACAATGCCAAAATATGCCCAGAAAATATAGGTCTTACATAACTGTTTGAAGACCACTAAAAAGATGGTCTAAAGAAGGTTTGGATACAATATTTGATTTTCTAAAGGATGATTTTTATAGGTAGAAGCGTAAAACCCCGAAGTCTTTAGCTTCGTGGGATATAAGCGTCAACTTCACCCCTGATTTCGTATA includes:
- a CDS encoding PKD domain-containing protein, with protein sequence MVSKCFFLPVIVGISLLVSGVQAAPVTNGLVVYYDGNLSGSFLVDLSGNNNTGYATNVTSGTNQLTGANYINLNGFNSSIDVSNNAQTNISSPISIEFIGSIHEFKPYGALVSKYDDDEITGWYLDCSAHPPYQQARFVMCAWNATSGTNSLYGDKSVGTLDAGQIYHIVVTYDSNTASIYINGVNSGTSTWNLPIVGNSKNITIGSGSGIPNGNCSMYVFRLYNRALSPDEVWQNYVRDRPIYMMTPTIIWSNPADITYGTALSSTQLNAVATDPVTGNTVTGNFTYDPAAGTILSEGTQTLNVDFASNDTANYTNATANVTINVNPVPPVANFSYAMVNNSPLTIQFTDTSISGVNYQWNFGDGSSNVTLANPLHTFASPGAYSVQETVSNALGSSTKTQNVDVQYPTTNLDVGELQLWTFDASKVSDVPNNIYTTTKNIPYTSNVSLKHNSTLGSIDSSCWHGDNGETYITGAYPTVNQNLTFTMGIDSNSQWSYGYLHTSVADIGVRHASDGSYWIYSYWTNDTGSQLSSSYQIPATSVVNNKVTVSIHSYDSNRTNVITSGPALYVITPYTTEKTRKLPYTNVIQPLIYETFYASGTDGWVNVHLYNITQSIPRDIITPYARNDIMAFGLVCPNVTNNQLGTDFLISHNQSATVFVSGGVDENEVEYNEYLFNHGFEEGIHFYPGLASQSLADSETIIDTEMDHVNSLFGAMPASWSSHANDDNITHAIYIYQRYGALYRTGYQGMGFISNSINLQNNTWYWWNISSARGAISPCFTHQTDIDPAPLFAIDPDFFSTFVTNLNSNGINLVGFTNWYCSSMAQTAITNVLQYDENNIKFQLNTSGGYPVNMNVQTMSSPLYLYCDAVSIPFNQTSDGIQFMSVGNGTYTLTNTSLATPSITWSNPGAITYGTALSSTQLNATASVPGTLAYHPAAGTILSAGTHPLQVIFTPTDSTNYTTATSSVSLAVNRATPLITWNTPSAISSGTSLSETQLNANASVLGNFTYNPASGTVLSVGTHTLHVDFMPTDVVNYTNATANVTINVSEKLVLPVANFTASVTSGAAPLSVQFNDSSENATAWSWDFGDGQTSTVQNPSHTYSIPGTYTVSLNVSNADGYNISTKSNLITVNPNTPPVTNGLVVYYDGSLSGNSLVDLSGNNNIGYATNVTSGTNQLTGANYIDLNGFNSSIDVSNNAQTNISSPVSIEFIGSINEFKELGTLVSKYNDEKTGWYLSCSTADPNNHLRVALGLQSGALNMYNSDASLVAGQVYDIVLTYDNNTVSVYINGVNSGTRTWNSPIAGLTNNISIGSGTRNLSYGNCSMYAFRLYNRSLSSAEVLQNYNSDHWRYSEYTTKVSPTIIWAGSVAITYGTALSEAQLNANASVPGTFVYSPASGTIPGAGTHTLQTTFTPTDTTNYTMASSSVSLTVNKAIPLVTWSNPADITSGTALGSTQLDAFASVPGSFAYNPVSGTVLRTGTHALKVRFTPADTTNYTTVSNSVSLTVNKAIPLITWSNPADITSGTALSSTQLNANASVPGTFVYTPATGTVLNAGTHTLHVDFTPADTASYKSASKDVTINVVSQKMIPIITWNTPADITYGTALDSAQLNALASVPGSFAYTPALGTVLSAGMHNLSLDFTPADLKNHTMASGSVSLIVNKAAPLITWNNPADMSSGTSLSETQLNAAASVPGSFAYTPAAGTILSAGTHTLQVTFTPTDTANYIPASSSVLINIVNDAHAKSSSSNKKYNLVKQKILAPNSTQSSNLTEGIEKEIKSELGNEAIDQHNKSSKGLQTEQKETQNTPGFGIACGVACLFGVLLYKRE
- a CDS encoding glycosyltransferase family 2 protein, which encodes MYRNRSIGIAVPAYNESKLIEKTLSSIPLYVDKIYAIDDGSQDNTAEKIKNFADPRVVLIQQKNGGVGAAITSGYKKALEDNIDIIAVMAGDNQMDPDYLSNLLDPIVDGKAGYTKGNRLWNSKLRKGMSAWRALGNYILTFLNKVASGYWNLSDPQNGYTAISSLVLKKLDLDKTYRGYAFENDMLVKLNVHDISVKNVAIPARYADEKSKIRYPTFIAKTSLYLINALLWRSWNKYVVKLNPIGIFYILGILLMITGFFALLPLKPAYILFGLFLFLVSSILEILRNKIADIKTKSSEKISYSELSMIK